TTTGTACTGTTACACTCCTGTGTTTGGTATAGTTGTAAATGGTAGTGTATAAATATAGattattaaatgttaaatttgttGGGTTTGGTTGTATGCAGCAGTGTTGTTTAATATCGGCCATGGCGCCGATATGGCGGAAACCGGTAGCGGTTTTCCGGCCAGCCGCCATAACAAGGCGGGGGCGAATCGGAATTTGCGTGGCGGCTCGTGGCGGCCGTTTTGCGCGTGGCGGGTGGCGGTTGCGGAACGCTCGTGGCGAAAATCTCGGACAGcaggagaagagaagagaagaaagagaagaaagaaggagaagaaagaagcTGTGCAGTGGCGTGTTGGTGTTGGCTGCAGCGGCGCGTTGGTGTTGGTTGCAGCTGGTCGCATGAAGAAAGAGAAGATGGCCAAAAACTTAAGACCTAAACCTAATAAACCTAAGTGGTTTGAAATTGGGCCTTGGCCCACTTCTCCATCCAAATTTCTTCACTCACCCATTTAATATTCAACATTGATCAAACGTACAGAGTTACCTTATTTCAACTCTGCCAATCCAAATTTCTTCATTCACGATCAAACATCTCCATATTTTTTCACTATTACCTCATTTCAACTTTGATTCTGTCTATAATTTTTCACTATTACCTCATTTCactttgattctgtttttattctattcccagataataaacttaaaaatttgattacgTCTCCAAAATACTTTTCTCTGATTTTATTTGTCtatcataattttttcataatttcagttgccatatttattttttcaattaccatatttattttctaaaatctaATCTTGGCccattaaactaatatttaaccTAGTCTTTGGGAAAACTTTCTtcattcttcattattttattctattcaaCACCAAAAGTCCTTAAAATTTTCCTACTTGCTGCTGCCACCACTGCAACCAGCTGCCACCCACTGCCACCAGCTGCCACCGTCACCAGCTGTCGTCCGCCGCCAACCGCCACCGCCGCCAACCGTCGCCGACCGCCGCCGCCCGCCGCTGtcaagtttgttttttttttcaattttttttgtttatcttttctatttgtctaattttactataattattttgtaaaaaatatatctatttttcaGCAATAATAATGACCAATGATAATGATCCTCCCAGAACATCCCAAAGGAGTGATCCGGGATGGAAATATTGTCATCCGATggatgaatcaaatttaaatacaacTATTTGCAATTATTGTGGGAAAGTCATGAAAGGAGGAGTTACTAGAGCAAAAGAACATCTCATGGCAAAGAAGGGCAATGTTGCTGCTTGCACTAAGACTCCGAAAAATGTGAGAGAAGAACTTTggaaattatataaagaaaaagcaGATAGCTCCTCTATCAATCCTAGATATAATGCAACCAATGATAACCATGAGAGTGaagatgaagttgaaatttctACGGCTAGCAATGATAAAGGAAAAAATAGCGGTGGAAGGAAAGGACCAATGGATATGTTCTGTAGAAATCCAGCCGCTGcgatagagaagagaaaaaaggaaaaactaaGGCAAGCTAACATCAAAGAGGCAtgtgacaaaaatttaaaggccTCGGTTCATCAATATATTGCTCGATTTTGGTACCAAGCAGGTTTGTCATTCAACCTTgtgaaattgaaaagttttcaaGATATGATTGATGCCATAGGTGCTTATGGACCCAATTTACCCGCGCCTAGTTATCATGAAATCAGAGTTCCGCTTCTCAACAAGGAAGTTGAGTACACTGAGAAGTTGTTGCAAGATCATAAATTGCAGTGGAGCAAACATGGTTGCTCTATTATGTCAGATGCATGGACTGATCAAAAGCAACGATGGTTGATTAACTTTTTGGTGAGCTCCCCTGCAGGGACAATGTTTGTCAAGTCCATTGATGGTTCAAACTTTGTGAAGACAGGAGAAAAACTATTTCAGATGCTTGATTCCCTTGTGGAGGAAATTGGAGAAGAAAATGTTGTTCAAGTTATAACAGATAATGGGAGCAATTATGTGTTGGCTGGTAAGTTGTTAGAAGAGAAAAGACCTCATCTCTATTGGACTCCTTGTGCTGCCCATTGTATAGATTTGATGCTTGAGGATATTGGAAAACTTCCTTTGATAAAGAAGACAATTCAAAGAGGAATTAGTCTTGTTGGCTTTATCTATAGCCATTCTAGTACCTTGAGTTTGTTGagacaatttacaaataagaGGGAATTAGTAAGACATGCAGTTACAAGGTTTGCTACCTCCTATTTATCATTACAAAGGTTGCATCAAGAGAAGGGAAGTTTGAGAAAGATGTTCACTTCTGATGAATGGAGCAATAACAAGCTATCAAAGGAAGCCAAGGGGAGGGAGGCTACAAAAATTGTTCTTATGCCTTCATTTTGGAATCAAGTAGTATTTACTCTTAAAGTCATGGCTCCTCTTGTTCATGTGCTTCGTTTAGTTGATGGGGAAAGAAAAGCAGCTATGGGTTATATATATGAAGCAATGGAGAAAGCCAAGGAAACAATAATGAAGTCGTTCAACAACgatgaaagtaaatacaatgaTGTATTCACAATTATTGATAATAGATGGACATGTCAACTTCATCGCCCCTTGCATGCTGCTGGTCACTTTTTGAACCCAGAGTTCTTTTATTCCAACCCAGACATGGAATTTGATTTGGAAGTTACAAACGGATTATATGATTGCATTAGGAGGTTGGTGCCAAGTAAAGATgtgcaacaaaaaattttaactgAGTTGCCTCTTTATAAGAGTGCAAATGGACTCTTTGGTGATGATTTTGCCAAAGAATCAAGGAAAACCACAGCCCCAGGTGAGAGACTTaaacactttttaaattgtGCTAAGATATAATGGTTACATTCTAAGCTACTTTCGTTGCTTGTGTAGCTCAATGGTGGAAGAATTATGGGCATGCAGCTCCCAACTTACAAAAACTAGCTATCAAGATTTTAAGCTTGACATGTAGTTCATCAGGATGTGAGCGCAATTGGAGTGTTTTTGAGCAAGTAATAAGACAactcatttcattattatattagtttgtaAGTTGTAGAAAGcaattaatttacatattacTTATTCACATTGCAGATTCATTCAAAGAAAAGGAATAGACTGGACCACAAAAGGTTGCATGATTTGGTTTACATAAAGTATAATCAACAACTTGCTCAAAGATACAATATTAGGGATGAAATAGACCCTATTTTATTGAATGACATTGATGAATGTAATGAGTGGTTAGTGGGAGAAGTTGATGATGATAACGATAATGAAGAGGGAGGTAATGATTTGGTTTTTCATGATGATCCCGCTCTTAATTGGGCAACTGTTTATGAAGCTTCAGGTATTGGAGAACCAGTAGTTTATACAAGGAGACAAGCAACTAATAAAAGAAAGCAACCATCAAATGATGATATTGTTATTGGATCTTCCCATGCTTCTAAGAAAGGTCCAGGTGCAACTCCAACTCCAACTCCAACACAATCTAAGAAGGGTAAAGAGAGGACTCAAATTCAAGTTCAAAATGAATTGCATGATAACTTTGATTCCGAGTTTGAAAGATTACTTAACTTTGACAAGAGTCTCTCAGAAGGGGAAGAGGAGGAGGGATATGGCCCATTGGATGATGACATTGAAGAAAATTATGTTGGAGTTGAAGAAGAATATGATGATTAGAAAGAGACTTAATACAtacatttaatgattttttgctattttatgttttgaactttaaatttgtagtgttttgaatttttatacataatatcattactttttcattaaaattatatgtggtggtattatatttgtttttataaaggTTATGGCTTCCGTTATAATTACTTCCGCCATAACCCGTTATGGTTTCcgttataactttataaaggtTTTTGGGGTTGCCGATATTTTCCGTTATCCGATATCAATAACACTGGTATGTAGGAACTTATTGAGGAGCTTTTCATATATTTCCTCCATTTTGACAGGGTAGGTTATGCTGAAAGTGACCCACATTCATCACATTCTGTGAAGAGTGAAGCTTATGATATTCAAGAACTGGGTGATAAATTAGAGGTTGGTGACTAGCTATAATCAAATGGTTCAATAAATTCTCATTCtcatataaacattaattttaaaaaaaactttgaaattttaagaattataaatttattaagtagCTTCAGCTTTGAAAAGAagcttttaatttaaaatgtagtGTTAATTGGTTGGTATCCCATTAGTATTAATTGGTCTATCATGAATGTGTTGGGATGATGCTCTCCTCTCTTATAT
This portion of the Vigna unguiculata cultivar IT97K-499-35 chromosome 6, ASM411807v1, whole genome shotgun sequence genome encodes:
- the LOC114188342 gene encoding uncharacterized protein LOC114188342; translation: MTNDNDPPRTSQRSDPGWKYCHPMDESNLNTTICNYCGKVMKGGVTRAKEHLMAKKGNVAACTKTPKNVREELWKLYKEKADSSSINPRYNATNDNHESEDEVEISTASNDKGKNSGGRKGPMDMFCRNPAAAIEKRKKEKLRQANIKEACDKNLKASVHQYIARFWYQAGLSFNLVKLKSFQDMIDAIGAYGPNLPAPSYHEIRVPLLNKEVEYTEKLLQDHKLQWSKHGCSIMSDAWTDQKQRWLINFLVSSPAGTMFVKSIDGSNFVKTGEKLFQMLDSLVEEIGEENVVQVITDNGSNYVLAGKLLEEKRPHLYWTPCAAHCIDLMLEDIGKLPLIKKTIQRGISLVGFIYSHSSTLSLLRQFTNKRELVRHAVTRFATSYLSLQRLHQEKGSLRKMFTSDEWSNNKLSKEAKGREATKIVLMPSFWNQVVFTLKVMAPLVHVLRLVDGERKAAMGYIYEAMEKAKETIMKSFNNDESKYNDVFTIIDNRWTCQLHRPLHAAGHFLNPDYKRII